A part of Limihaloglobus sulfuriphilus genomic DNA contains:
- a CDS encoding OmpA/MotB family protein — MRNTGKSVIVMLLGVFVITMFTGCTNWKKRYEGLEVEHENLKSRYQVCVGSLDSAKAETGSLAGRIQSYESTIAELEDQLAQNKSTGEASGFGDQYDVAYDAEKGTLTVTLPNAILFAPGKASLKSARNADLNHIISVLQGKYQGKDIDIVGHTDSDPISKSSWADNWQLSAERALSVLRYLKNNGIDQAKIRAVACGPARPVASNATASGKAENRRVEIVVNMK, encoded by the coding sequence GTAATCACCATGTTTACAGGCTGTACAAACTGGAAAAAAAGGTACGAGGGGCTCGAAGTTGAACACGAAAACCTCAAGAGCAGATACCAGGTATGCGTTGGCTCTCTCGATTCTGCCAAGGCTGAAACCGGCTCGCTTGCCGGCCGCATCCAGAGTTATGAATCCACCATCGCCGAGCTTGAGGATCAGCTTGCTCAGAACAAAAGCACCGGCGAGGCTTCGGGTTTTGGCGACCAGTACGACGTGGCGTATGACGCTGAAAAGGGAACGCTCACTGTAACGCTGCCTAACGCCATACTGTTTGCACCGGGCAAGGCTTCGCTCAAGAGCGCAAGAAACGCCGACCTGAACCACATCATCAGCGTGCTGCAGGGCAAGTACCAGGGCAAGGATATCGACATTGTCGGGCATACCGACTCTGACCCGATCAGCAAATCCAGCTGGGCGGACAACTGGCAGCTCTCAGCCGAAAGGGCGCTTTCGGTACTGCGTTACCTCAAAAATAACGGTATTGACCAGGCCAAAATCCGCGCGGTTGCCTGCGGGCCGGCACGTCCGGTTGCCAGCAACGCGACAGCTTCGGGCAAGGCCGAAAACAGACGCGTTGAGATCGTCGTCAATATGAAGTAA
- a CDS encoding DUF362 domain-containing protein, with the protein MTGGSSGYSDKVCIRRCAGYSRELVRERLISLIDGLGGIDNFVRRGDRVLIKPNLILPQGPQTPAQTHPAVIVETARLLLDAGARPFVGDSSAWSSAPRCVEALGILDELKDMGVETVSLGKPVKIRLEGCDARPYVSRYALEADRIFNLAKLKAHQQMVFSCAVKNMYGVMTDKRKSLWHYRKGHSLSEFSGFVIALHMSVRPTLNIVDAVISMHGQGPIRGSGIDTGFLAAGENAFTCDLACSGLVGYKPDEIPILKEAQTMGLLPEYGECETDSDLPRDYSCPDFTKAEQTPLRFTLPRIIKSVMRQALIMLHLKKGG; encoded by the coding sequence ATGACCGGCGGCTCCAGTGGATATTCGGACAAAGTCTGCATTCGCCGCTGCGCCGGCTACAGCCGCGAGCTGGTACGTGAGAGGCTGATTTCACTTATTGACGGACTTGGCGGCATAGACAACTTTGTCCGCCGGGGCGATAGGGTGCTGATAAAGCCCAACCTGATACTTCCCCAGGGGCCCCAGACTCCCGCCCAGACACACCCCGCGGTCATCGTAGAGACTGCCAGGCTGCTATTAGACGCCGGCGCCAGACCCTTTGTGGGTGATTCCTCCGCCTGGTCGTCCGCACCGCGATGCGTTGAGGCTCTGGGCATATTAGACGAGCTCAAGGACATGGGCGTGGAGACGGTAAGCCTGGGTAAACCGGTCAAGATACGGCTTGAAGGCTGCGACGCCCGCCCGTATGTCAGCCGGTATGCCCTGGAAGCGGACAGAATATTCAACCTCGCCAAGCTAAAGGCACATCAGCAGATGGTATTCAGCTGTGCGGTGAAGAACATGTACGGCGTTATGACGGACAAGCGCAAATCTCTCTGGCATTACCGCAAGGGACACAGCCTGAGCGAATTTTCCGGCTTTGTGATCGCCCTGCATATGAGCGTGCGGCCGACGCTGAACATAGTTGACGCGGTGATATCGATGCACGGCCAGGGCCCGATACGCGGCAGCGGCATCGATACCGGCTTTCTGGCTGCCGGCGAAAACGCGTTTACGTGCGACCTGGCCTGTTCGGGACTGGTGGGGTATAAGCCCGATGAGATACCAATACTCAAAGAAGCTCAAACAATGGGGCTTCTGCCCGAATACGGCGAATGTGAAACAGATTCAGACCTGCCGCGGGATTACAGCTGCCCGGACTTTACCAAAGCAGAGCAGACGCCCCTTCGGTTTACCCTGCCGCGGATAATAAAAAGCGTGATGCGCCAGGCACTGATAATGCTGCACCTGAAAAAAGGCGGCTGA
- a CDS encoding IS110 family transposase → MNNIITYVGMDTHKKQHKAAIKYPDRDNVVEFTIKNTPSDIKRAVKKIARQAPGPVEFCYEAGVCGFSLKRRIEALGFKCAVIAPSLVPVKPGVRIKTDRRDAKKLQEYYSAGLLTEVHAPNEKQEADRELVRLRETARKDVQRAQHHILKFLNRHSYIYHQGNHWTDKHITWLRGINFEEPALNEVFEAYFAQYINCCERLDRCDRRVEALAETDDYREMVGILSCFHGIKTITAISILVEIFDFARFESAPAFMSYLGLTPKEDSSGESEKKGPITKAGNKRVRRLLNETAHHYRHRYVPSKALKKRRESRPQWGIEIADRAGQRLSYRHRYLRARGKILVKANIAVARELAGFIWFTATQYYARKQAQPQKV, encoded by the coding sequence ATGAACAATATTATAACATATGTAGGAATGGATACACACAAAAAACAACATAAAGCTGCCATAAAATACCCTGATCGGGATAATGTTGTTGAATTTACAATCAAAAATACGCCCTCTGATATTAAACGGGCAGTAAAAAAGATAGCCCGTCAGGCACCTGGGCCGGTTGAATTCTGCTATGAAGCCGGCGTTTGCGGCTTTTCTCTCAAGCGCAGGATTGAGGCTCTGGGCTTTAAATGTGCGGTAATCGCCCCATCTCTGGTACCGGTAAAACCCGGAGTTCGTATAAAAACAGACCGCAGGGACGCAAAGAAGCTTCAGGAGTACTACAGTGCGGGCCTGTTGACCGAGGTTCACGCTCCCAATGAGAAACAGGAGGCAGATAGAGAGCTGGTGCGTCTTCGTGAGACAGCCCGAAAGGATGTCCAGAGAGCACAACATCACATACTCAAGTTTCTCAATCGTCATAGCTATATTTACCATCAGGGCAATCACTGGACAGATAAGCATATAACCTGGCTGCGTGGTATAAACTTCGAAGAGCCCGCCCTGAATGAAGTCTTTGAGGCATATTTCGCCCAGTACATAAACTGTTGTGAAAGGCTCGACAGGTGTGATCGGCGTGTTGAGGCGCTGGCAGAAACGGATGACTACCGCGAAATGGTAGGTATTTTGAGTTGTTTTCACGGCATCAAGACCATCACGGCAATATCCATTCTGGTGGAAATTTTTGATTTTGCCCGTTTTGAATCAGCCCCGGCTTTTATGTCATACCTCGGTTTAACCCCTAAAGAGGACTCCAGTGGAGAATCAGAAAAAAAAGGCCCGATAACCAAGGCCGGCAATAAGCGGGTAAGGCGGCTGCTCAATGAAACTGCCCACCACTACCGGCATCGATATGTTCCATCTAAGGCCCTTAAAAAACGTAGAGAGAGCCGGCCGCAATGGGGAATAGAAATAGCTGACAGGGCCGGGCAGCGTTTGAGTTACCGGCACAGGTACCTTCGGGCCAGGGGCAAGATTCTGGTAAAGGCCAACATCGCAGTTGCCAGAGAGCTGGCCGGGTTCATATGGTTCACAGCAACCCAGTATTACGCAAGAAAACAGGCTCAGCCGCAGAAAGTTTAG
- a CDS encoding PEP-CTERM sorting domain-containing protein (PEP-CTERM proteins occur, often in large numbers, in the proteomes of bacteria that also encode an exosortase, a predicted intramembrane cysteine proteinase. The presence of a PEP-CTERM domain at a protein's C-terminus predicts cleavage within the sorting domain, followed by covalent anchoring to some some component of the (usually Gram-negative) cell surface. Many PEP-CTERM proteins exhibit an unusual sequence composition that includes large numbers of potential glycosylation sites. Expression of one such protein has been shown restore the ability of a bacterium to form floc, a type of biofilm.), with product MKKALVLAMALVASVSFGALYTLTDGAGNEISSDMDAMEGTFTLVATYGSGGMPLDGFGYAYTISEDAKNVAAQVTEASYSIAPTVTVTGNTVDGLASGAASTAITEASELFRISFDAVAGSTIAISNPGYHGDGTRPAEWSNINVVPEPMTMALLGLGGLVLRRRK from the coding sequence ATGAAAAAGGCATTAGTTTTAGCAATGGCATTAGTAGCAAGCGTTTCTTTTGGTGCATTGTACACACTTACAGATGGCGCTGGAAATGAAATCAGTAGCGACATGGATGCCATGGAAGGTACTTTTACTCTAGTTGCAACATATGGCAGTGGCGGAATGCCATTAGATGGTTTTGGCTATGCTTATACCATTAGTGAAGATGCCAAGAATGTTGCAGCACAAGTTACAGAAGCTAGCTATAGTATAGCACCTACGGTAACTGTAACAGGAAACACTGTTGATGGTCTGGCCTCTGGTGCAGCATCTACTGCAATTACAGAAGCATCTGAACTTTTCAGGATTTCTTTTGACGCAGTAGCTGGCAGCACAATTGCCATATCAAACCCTGGTTACCATGGTGATGGCACTAGGCCAGCTGAGTGGTCAAACATTAACGTAGTACCTGAGCCGATGACAATGGCATTGCTCGGTCTGGGTGGTCTCGTTCTCCGCCGCAGGAAATAA
- a CDS encoding PEP-CTERM sorting domain-containing protein, with product MKKALVLAMALVASVSFGALYTLTDGAGNEISSDMDAMEGTFTLVATYGSGGMPLDGFGYAYTISEDAKNVAAQVTEASYSIAPTVTVTGNTVDGLASGAASTAITEASELFRISFDAVAGSTIAISNPGYHGDGTRPAEWSNINVVPEPMTMALLGLGGMLIRRKK from the coding sequence ATGAAAAAGGCATTAGTTTTAGCAATGGCATTAGTAGCAAGCGTTTCTTTTGGTGCATTGTACACACTTACAGATGGCGCTGGAAATGAAATCAGTAGCGACATGGATGCCATGGAAGGTACTTTTACTCTAGTTGCAACATATGGCAGTGGCGGAATGCCATTAGATGGTTTTGGCTATGCTTATACCATTAGTGAAGATGCCAAGAATGTTGCAGCACAAGTTACAGAAGCTAGCTATAGTATAGCACCTACGGTAACTGTAACAGGAAACACTGTTGATGGTCTGGCCTCTGGTGCAGCATCTACTGCAATTACAGAAGCATCTGAACTTTTCAGGATTTCTTTTGACGCAGTAGCTGGCAGCACAATTGCCATATCAAACCCTGGTTACCATGGTGATGGCACTAGGCCAGCTGAGTGGTCAAACATTAACGTAGTACCTGAGCCGATGACAATGGCTCTGCTGGGTCTTGGCGGAATGCTAATTCGCCGCAAGAAATAA
- the glmM gene encoding phosphoglucosamine mutase: MAQELIISISGMRGIIGENLFPSTAAEYAAAFGTYLRRTAGEGISVALGRDSRPSGMMLESAVAAGLCSAGVNVIRLGIVTTPCVGVMLRHLKCTGGIVITASHNPIPYNGIKLLLDNGIAPPADKTALIRRMYFDKDIKYTASIDCGKAEDEGRTDDIHIDKVLALCDRDKIASRGYKIVLDAVNGAGGRIGSKLLETLGCEVVGMNLEPTGIFAHTPEPTAENLTGLCEAVPQHKADAGFAQDPDADRLAIVDERGTYIGEEYTLALAAKYVLSKTPGDVAVNLSTSRMIDTIADEYGCRVIRTPVGEANVASAMLKNGCTIGGEGNGGIIDMRVGPVRDSLVAMALVLQYAAETGLAISELVAGIQPFVMHKAKITVNKDKLEAMLDKAKQAFAQARVNESDGCRFDLPEGWIHLRASNTEPIVRVIVEAENDKTAKNYLDTTLSLS, translated from the coding sequence ATGGCACAGGAACTTATTATAAGCATAAGCGGCATGAGAGGCATTATCGGCGAGAACCTTTTTCCTTCAACAGCGGCAGAATACGCCGCGGCGTTCGGTACATACCTAAGACGCACCGCCGGCGAGGGGATATCGGTAGCCCTGGGCAGGGATTCCAGGCCCTCGGGCATGATGCTCGAGTCTGCCGTCGCCGCGGGACTGTGCAGCGCGGGGGTGAACGTAATCCGGCTGGGAATCGTTACAACGCCGTGCGTGGGCGTGATGCTGCGGCATCTAAAATGCACCGGCGGGATCGTGATAACCGCATCTCATAACCCTATCCCCTATAACGGCATAAAACTGCTGCTCGATAACGGTATCGCCCCGCCCGCCGACAAGACCGCACTGATTCGCCGGATGTACTTCGATAAAGACATAAAATACACCGCGTCGATCGACTGCGGCAAGGCAGAGGATGAGGGCCGCACTGATGATATCCATATAGATAAGGTGCTCGCCCTGTGCGACAGGGACAAAATCGCCTCCCGCGGCTATAAAATCGTGCTCGACGCAGTGAACGGCGCCGGCGGGCGAATCGGCTCTAAGCTGCTCGAAACGCTCGGCTGTGAAGTTGTCGGCATGAACCTCGAACCGACAGGCATATTCGCCCATACTCCAGAGCCGACCGCCGAAAACCTCACAGGCCTCTGCGAGGCGGTGCCCCAACACAAAGCGGATGCGGGATTCGCCCAGGACCCCGACGCCGACAGGCTCGCAATTGTAGATGAGAGGGGCACTTATATTGGCGAGGAATACACGCTTGCCCTGGCGGCAAAGTATGTGCTCTCTAAAACGCCCGGCGATGTCGCGGTGAACCTCTCAACCTCCAGAATGATCGATACGATCGCCGACGAATACGGCTGCCGCGTTATCAGAACACCCGTAGGCGAGGCTAACGTCGCATCGGCAATGCTCAAAAACGGCTGCACAATCGGAGGAGAGGGTAACGGCGGGATTATCGACATGCGTGTAGGCCCGGTACGCGACAGCCTCGTCGCTATGGCACTTGTACTGCAATACGCCGCGGAAACCGGACTTGCGATAAGTGAGCTTGTCGCCGGGATTCAGCCGTTCGTCATGCACAAGGCCAAAATAACAGTCAACAAAGACAAACTCGAAGCCATGCTCGACAAAGCGAAGCAAGCCTTTGCACAAGCGAGAGTTAACGAATCTGACGGCTGCCGGTTTGACCTGCCCGAAGGCTGGATACACCTCCGCGCAAGCAATACAGAGCCGATAGTCAGGGTTATTGTAGAGGCGGAAAATGATAAAACCGCAAAAAATTATCTTGACACAACTCTCTCTTTGAGTTAG
- a CDS encoding DNA topoisomerase VI subunit B, whose amino-acid sequence MAIRIIDKQDKGPSLFDEPAEELKTPAKKPREEAAEKPAKEKKQPPKPKKSPAKTQTVSLFDESEPEPSAKEQPEPAEETPEPAAEDNKPAAEKQPRSKRSGKKNGKAATAESMAGKQRDISISEFFAKNRHLLGFDNPRKALLTTIKEAVDNSLDACEEAYVLPAITVTIEQLDENKYRVTVMDNGPGIVKRQVPNIFARLLYGSKFHSLKMSRGQQGIGISAAGMYGLLTTGEPVQVISRTNPKKPAYHCHVQIDTAKNVPDVVMDEECDFELPTGTKVTITLEGRYLKGKQSVDEYIEQTAMANPHVAMTYNAPDGSSYVYERQSEEMPFIPVEIKPHPYGVELGMLYKMARESRAKKLPQFLHEDFSRVSLNLAKQIVKDAGLSIQLRPSKCTLQEMEAVHKAVNKTKIMAPSTDCIGPIGEERLEEGLKRVVEAEFYAVCSRKPSVYRGNPFLVEAALAYGFKDNDSKKDDDDRQPLMQLKRVANRVPLLYQQSAGAIYKAVLDVNWRNYGVSQSRGALPSGPLLLMVHIGSVWVPFTSESKEAVAHYPEIIKEIKLAVQECGRKLGRHLKRQRRVKQELQKRSYIQTYLPHIGEALRDILALKDNEVTDVVEKLRDVLERSRKF is encoded by the coding sequence ATGGCAATACGAATTATTGATAAACAGGATAAGGGGCCGTCTCTGTTTGACGAGCCGGCAGAAGAGCTGAAAACACCCGCTAAAAAGCCGCGGGAAGAAGCCGCCGAAAAACCAGCCAAAGAAAAAAAACAGCCGCCAAAACCGAAAAAGTCCCCCGCAAAGACCCAAACGGTATCTCTGTTTGATGAATCCGAGCCGGAACCATCCGCCAAGGAACAACCGGAACCGGCAGAGGAGACCCCCGAGCCCGCGGCAGAGGATAATAAACCCGCGGCGGAAAAACAGCCCCGCTCAAAACGCTCGGGCAAGAAAAACGGCAAAGCCGCCACCGCCGAAAGCATGGCCGGCAAGCAGCGGGATATCAGTATCAGTGAGTTTTTCGCCAAAAACCGCCACCTTCTCGGCTTCGACAATCCCCGAAAGGCGTTGCTTACAACCATAAAAGAAGCGGTTGACAACTCACTTGACGCATGTGAAGAAGCGTATGTCCTTCCTGCGATAACAGTTACGATCGAACAGCTCGATGAGAACAAGTACCGTGTAACCGTAATGGACAACGGTCCCGGCATCGTAAAACGCCAGGTACCCAACATTTTTGCCCGCCTTCTCTACGGCAGTAAGTTCCATTCGCTCAAGATGAGCCGCGGCCAGCAGGGTATCGGCATCAGCGCCGCGGGCATGTACGGACTGCTCACCACGGGCGAGCCGGTACAGGTAATCTCCCGAACCAACCCCAAAAAGCCCGCCTATCACTGCCACGTGCAGATCGACACCGCCAAAAACGTACCTGATGTAGTCATGGACGAAGAGTGTGATTTCGAGCTGCCCACCGGCACAAAGGTTACGATCACGCTGGAGGGCCGCTACCTCAAAGGCAAACAGTCAGTCGATGAGTACATTGAGCAAACTGCAATGGCAAACCCGCACGTTGCAATGACTTACAATGCCCCCGACGGCAGCAGCTATGTGTATGAGCGCCAAAGCGAGGAGATGCCCTTTATCCCCGTTGAGATAAAGCCCCACCCCTACGGCGTTGAGCTGGGAATGCTCTACAAGATGGCACGTGAGAGCAGGGCAAAAAAACTGCCGCAGTTCCTCCACGAAGATTTTTCACGCGTAAGCCTCAATCTTGCAAAACAGATTGTAAAGGATGCGGGCCTGAGCATTCAGCTTCGCCCGTCGAAATGCACGCTGCAGGAAATGGAGGCTGTGCACAAAGCCGTCAACAAGACAAAGATTATGGCTCCTTCTACCGACTGCATCGGCCCTATCGGCGAAGAGCGGCTCGAAGAAGGCCTAAAACGCGTTGTCGAGGCGGAGTTTTATGCCGTATGCAGCCGTAAACCAAGCGTTTACCGCGGAAACCCGTTCCTCGTCGAGGCCGCCCTTGCATACGGATTCAAGGATAATGACAGCAAAAAAGACGATGATGACCGCCAGCCGCTGATGCAGCTCAAACGCGTTGCCAACAGGGTACCCCTGCTCTATCAGCAGAGCGCCGGTGCTATATATAAAGCCGTGCTCGATGTTAACTGGCGGAACTACGGCGTAAGCCAGAGCCGCGGCGCATTGCCGTCGGGGCCGCTGCTGCTGATGGTGCATATCGGCTCGGTCTGGGTGCCGTTTACATCAGAGAGTAAGGAAGCCGTGGCGCATTACCCTGAAATCATAAAAGAAATCAAGCTGGCGGTGCAGGAGTGCGGCAGAAAGCTCGGCCGCCACCTCAAACGGCAGCGGAGAGTAAAACAGGAACTCCAGAAACGCAGCTATATACAGACATACCTGCCGCATATCGGAGAAGCCCTGCGGGATATTCTCGCACTCAAGGATAACGAGGTTACCGACGTGGTAGAAAAACTCAGAGACGTTTTAGAGCGGTCAAGGAAATTCTAA
- the ndk gene encoding nucleoside-diphosphate kinase, with the protein MQERTLIIIKPDAVQRQIIGRVIDRLEMKGFRVTGAKMMHISLELAEKHYQEHKGQPYYDRLCRYISSSPSLVMVWQGENIIKLSRNLMGETLASQARPGTIRGDFSTAENYNIVHGSDSPESAESEISLFFNEDEIVDYELTIEPWLSGTYHEKIR; encoded by the coding sequence ATGCAAGAGAGAACTTTAATAATCATAAAACCCGACGCCGTTCAGCGTCAGATAATCGGCAGGGTAATAGACCGCTTAGAGATGAAGGGCTTCAGGGTTACCGGGGCCAAAATGATGCACATAAGCCTCGAGCTGGCAGAGAAACATTACCAGGAACACAAGGGGCAGCCTTATTACGACCGGCTCTGCCGCTACATTTCTTCATCGCCGTCTCTGGTTATGGTATGGCAGGGCGAGAACATCATAAAGCTGAGCAGAAACCTAATGGGCGAAACCTTAGCCAGTCAGGCCCGCCCGGGCACCATCAGGGGCGATTTCAGCACGGCGGAGAACTACAACATTGTACACGGCTCGGATTCGCCCGAATCGGCTGAATCTGAAATATCGCTGTTTTTCAATGAAGATGAAATCGTTGATTACGAGCTGACCATCGAGCCCTGGTTATCGGGCACATACCACGAAAAAATCCGATAA
- a CDS encoding OmpA/MotB family protein, translated as MNKTRFLIVVSIAAAALMTSGCVAKKDYDSLRMQNRLQAQQLSNAESELRTAKLEVEKLQKQLDAIRQSQAAGKGACSEEIALLETAIAEKNELIKQLQDQLLKSGGVLPTELNMLLEEFAAGTDMVEFDEETGSLKFKSDLLFEPGSDKLSSSAVKSIETLCAILNSQEAADFDAIIAGHTDDMRIAKPATRQKHPTNWHLSTNRAISVIQEMTDNGIAPQRLSARGFGEYRPIAENKPNNRGNEKNRRVEIYIVPKGK; from the coding sequence ATGAATAAAACGAGATTTTTAATTGTTGTCAGTATTGCGGCCGCGGCTTTAATGACCTCCGGCTGTGTAGCTAAAAAAGATTACGACAGCCTCAGGATGCAGAACCGTCTCCAGGCCCAGCAGCTTTCAAACGCTGAAAGCGAGCTGAGAACTGCAAAACTCGAGGTCGAAAAACTCCAGAAGCAGTTAGACGCTATCAGGCAGTCCCAGGCCGCGGGCAAGGGTGCCTGTTCAGAAGAAATAGCACTGCTGGAAACCGCAATCGCAGAGAAAAACGAGCTGATTAAACAGCTTCAGGATCAGCTGCTAAAGAGCGGCGGCGTCCTGCCGACAGAGCTCAATATGCTGCTTGAGGAATTTGCCGCCGGTACCGATATGGTGGAATTCGACGAGGAAACCGGCTCGCTCAAGTTCAAGAGCGACCTGCTGTTTGAGCCCGGCAGCGACAAACTTAGTTCTAGTGCCGTCAAGTCAATAGAAACGCTTTGTGCGATCCTCAACTCACAGGAAGCGGCTGATTTTGACGCGATTATCGCCGGCCATACCGATGACATGCGTATCGCCAAACCCGCGACCAGGCAGAAACACCCGACAAACTGGCATCTCTCTACAAACAGGGCTATATCGGTTATCCAGGAAATGACTGATAACGGAATCGCACCCCAGAGGCTCAGTGCAAGGGGCTTTGGTGAATACCGCCCGATAGCCGAGAACAAGCCAAACAACCGCGGCAACGAGAAAAACCGCAGGGTTGAGATTTACATCGTGCCAAAAGGTAAATAA
- a CDS encoding helix-turn-helix domain-containing protein, with protein sequence MADEYYTIAQAAKKLGKTEDEIKAMSKEGDLIGMNNGSEVVFDKKEIDRLANSDKTAEADDSVFSITDDTLAGGTNVSDQTDMDDFDNTADNEMSSILGLADTMNVDGDTMAGSTVDPLEDLDAELNDGQAEEKTDLDLAGDANLESAESGSGLLDLSIQADDTSFGAVLDDIMPGDDENQVEGIDDFNFDEPGQEEKPAEESGLKLEETPAIEEEQSPDMQKDLTREAVAFSAPAAAGPAETPADVDSTSGAYGAMLLLPVIGVVIAAIVVSAAVSGVTPGIFEMLQKYIWYVVIALAVLSLLLLGISAMMSSSSDKPKKAKTKTKKEKKKKEKKPKKAKK encoded by the coding sequence ATGGCTGACGAGTATTACACGATTGCCCAGGCAGCTAAGAAGCTGGGAAAAACGGAAGACGAGATCAAAGCGATGTCGAAAGAAGGCGATTTGATCGGGATGAACAACGGTTCCGAGGTCGTTTTTGATAAAAAGGAAATTGACCGGCTTGCAAACTCCGATAAGACCGCAGAGGCTGATGATTCTGTATTTTCAATTACAGACGATACCCTTGCCGGCGGAACAAACGTCTCCGACCAGACGGACATGGATGATTTCGACAACACAGCCGACAATGAGATGTCGAGCATTCTCGGACTCGCTGACACCATGAACGTTGACGGTGACACTATGGCAGGGTCAACTGTTGACCCGCTTGAGGACCTCGATGCCGAGCTCAATGACGGCCAGGCAGAGGAGAAGACAGATTTAGACCTGGCAGGTGATGCAAACCTCGAGTCCGCCGAAAGCGGCTCTGGCCTGCTGGATTTGTCTATTCAGGCAGACGACACATCTTTTGGAGCTGTCCTTGACGATATAATGCCCGGAGATGACGAAAACCAGGTTGAGGGGATCGACGACTTCAATTTCGATGAGCCGGGACAGGAAGAAAAGCCGGCAGAGGAATCCGGACTGAAGCTGGAAGAAACTCCGGCGATAGAGGAAGAGCAAAGCCCTGATATGCAGAAAGATCTCACACGCGAAGCGGTCGCTTTCTCTGCTCCCGCCGCGGCCGGCCCCGCTGAAACGCCCGCCGATGTTGATTCCACTTCAGGCGCTTACGGCGCAATGCTTCTGCTGCCGGTTATCGGCGTTGTTATAGCCGCTATCGTTGTCAGTGCCGCGGTTTCAGGCGTAACCCCGGGTATCTTTGAGATGCTCCAGAAGTACATCTGGTACGTGGTCATTGCCCTGGCGGTCTTGTCTCTACTGCTGCTGGGCATAAGTGCAATGATGAGCTCATCAAGCGATAAGCCCAAGAAGGCTAAAACTAAAACCAAAAAAGAAAAAAAGAAAAAAGAGAAGAAACCCAAAAAGGCTAAAAAATAG
- a CDS encoding DUF6141 family protein, with protein MKNTDREIIYSEVQRFSWIINLIFIAVIIISFAAAAAALTAAGKSEEEPLEPGMMLFTIIINLVLLALLVTFQMQTRVYKDAVWVRLLPFMPWFKKIPFEDIREYCPRKYRPVFEYGGWGIRYSFRNGKAYNAKGNKGLQITLKNGKKILIGSQDPEKLADAIKKHIN; from the coding sequence ATGAAAAACACCGACCGCGAAATTATATATTCAGAAGTGCAGCGATTCAGCTGGATTATAAATTTGATTTTTATCGCCGTGATTATCATCTCTTTCGCTGCCGCCGCGGCGGCATTAACCGCAGCCGGCAAGAGCGAAGAAGAACCTTTGGAGCCGGGAATGATGCTTTTTACAATAATAATCAATTTAGTGTTATTGGCTCTTTTAGTAACATTTCAAATGCAGACGCGTGTGTATAAAGACGCTGTATGGGTTCGCCTGCTGCCCTTTATGCCGTGGTTTAAAAAGATTCCGTTCGAAGATATCCGGGAATACTGCCCCCGCAAATACAGACCGGTATTCGAATACGGCGGCTGGGGCATACGTTACAGCTTTAGAAACGGCAAAGCGTACAACGCCAAAGGAAACAAGGGTTTACAGATTACATTAAAAAACGGCAAAAAAATTCTCATTGGCTCACAAGATCCGGAAAAACTGGCAGATGCAATCAAAAAACACATCAACTGA